A window of Candidatus Xiphinematobacter sp. Idaho Grape contains these coding sequences:
- a CDS encoding UDP-N-acetylmuramoyl-L-alanyl-D-glutamate--2,6-diaminopimelate ligase has translation MKLSRLLSATKVQAISGNYDPQIASISYDSRRASPRMLFFALQGEKSDGASFAQEAIENGAVAVVTSKQLKLQVPVIRVENPRLSLAEVASMFYSNPSSALKVAGVTGTNGKTTTTFLIRHICSSARLPCGLIGTVVYDTGGGTLEARRTTPEAPDIQEMLARMRNYGLRACALEASSHASTLHRLHAVEFETFVFTNLTQDHLDFHGNMEAYFNAKVEFFKRLPTQTKRAKAIINCNDRYGRLLIERLQQHVPIIRYGLGVGADFRALSVRSGTIGTTYQLEARGRSYFVRLPLIGMFNVHNSLAALSAASSLGIEPRAAVAALASVPQIPGRLERVPAKRSFQVFVDYAHTADALKNALLTLRMLHPSRRLIVVFGCGGDRDGSKRPLMARVANDIADWTIVTSDNPREEDPEAIISEIRGGFFNKHYECITDREIAIFRAVSLAQAGDVVLVAGKGHEKAQEFSGRTTPFDDVEVAARAIAEKPVGL, from the coding sequence ATGAAACTAAGTAGGCTCCTTTCTGCGACAAAAGTGCAAGCTATATCCGGTAATTATGACCCACAAATTGCCTCGATTTCTTATGATTCACGGCGAGCAAGTCCTAGGATGCTTTTCTTTGCTCTACAAGGCGAGAAATCGGATGGTGCCTCATTTGCACAAGAAGCCATAGAAAATGGAGCAGTTGCCGTTGTGACTTCCAAACAACTGAAGTTGCAGGTTCCAGTAATTCGTGTAGAAAATCCTAGGCTCTCCCTAGCAGAGGTTGCTTCCATGTTCTATTCCAACCCATCTTCTGCTCTTAAGGTGGCTGGAGTAACAGGTACCAATGGCAAAACCACTACTACTTTCCTAATTCGGCATATTTGCTCGAGCGCTAGATTGCCCTGTGGGCTTATTGGAACCGTCGTTTACGACACGGGAGGCGGCACACTAGAAGCTAGACGAACCACCCCAGAGGCTCCAGATATACAAGAAATGCTTGCTCGTATGCGTAACTATGGCTTGCGTGCCTGTGCATTAGAAGCTTCTAGTCATGCCAGCACTCTTCATAGATTGCACGCTGTAGAATTTGAGACTTTCGTGTTTACCAATCTTACTCAGGATCACTTGGATTTTCATGGCAATATGGAGGCATACTTCAATGCCAAGGTCGAATTTTTCAAGCGCCTCCCTACTCAAACCAAGCGTGCTAAAGCAATCATTAACTGCAACGATCGCTATGGACGTCTGCTAATAGAGCGGTTACAGCAGCACGTTCCCATTATTCGTTATGGACTAGGTGTAGGGGCAGACTTTCGTGCTTTAAGTGTACGTTCTGGTACCATCGGTACGACATATCAACTAGAAGCGCGTGGCCGAAGCTATTTCGTTCGTCTTCCTCTGATTGGTATGTTTAACGTTCACAATTCTCTTGCTGCGCTATCCGCTGCTAGCTCTCTGGGTATAGAGCCTCGTGCTGCGGTGGCCGCTTTAGCATCTGTGCCTCAGATACCAGGTAGGTTAGAACGTGTGCCTGCAAAGCGTAGTTTCCAAGTGTTCGTTGATTACGCTCATACTGCTGATGCCCTGAAAAATGCTCTCCTGACCTTACGAATGCTCCATCCATCTCGACGACTTATTGTCGTCTTTGGCTGCGGTGGAGATCGCGACGGTTCTAAGCGCCCACTCATGGCTCGTGTTGCAAACGATATAGCAGACTGGACCATTGTGACATCAGATAACCCACGTGAGGAGGATCCAGAGGCCATTATCTCTGAGATCAGAGGGGGATTTTTTAACAAGCACTATGAATGCATCACTGACAGAGAAATCGCCATTTTCCGTGCTGTTTCCCTGGCGCAAGCGGGTGACGTCGTCCTTGTTGCAGGAAAGGGCCATGAAAAAGCCCAAGAATTTTCTGGCCGGACGACGCCCTTTGACGATGTAGAGGTGGCTGCGCGTGCCATTGCGGAAAAACCGGTGGGGCTTTGA
- a CDS encoding UDP-N-acetylmuramoyl-tripeptide--D-alanyl-D-alanine ligase has protein sequence MDICTIREVAEMCGGVLLQGNPQCLVSRLSRDTRTLQPGDVYIALRGVRFDGNQFLAQAEAHGASAAIVESLSTLPTNSQLAVILVPNSLVALQHLAESWRGKITPKVVCITGSNGKTTTKELTARVLARRYSVSYTQGNFNNHIGLPLTILATSSAHNVAVWEIGMNHRGEILPLAKLARPQIGIITNIGVAHIANMGSREAIAAEKGNLIRQIAPDGTLVLPAEDDFSKSLAFSSLIRTLFVGLGSGAVTASNIEVLSNGTRFIAHGFGQRAPVTLSIPGRHIVKDALFALAVGLELGISIPEGATELSHTPLLHCHPQLKAKRKVQFLDDSYNANPDSVMTALNTLSEIPCKGHRLAILGKMDELGAYAKRGYQKVAQAAAVSLVDTLVAVGEETFPLIEEATKRGMRNVYHIPDTPAAAQLLNSITNPGDLVLIKGSNSARMSRVIEQY, from the coding sequence ATGGATATCTGTACCATCAGAGAAGTTGCAGAGATGTGCGGGGGTGTACTTTTGCAGGGGAACCCTCAGTGTCTCGTCAGCCGACTTTCTCGAGATACTCGCACACTGCAACCGGGCGATGTCTACATTGCATTGCGTGGTGTTCGCTTTGACGGAAACCAGTTTCTGGCTCAAGCGGAAGCACACGGCGCTAGTGCTGCAATTGTGGAGTCCCTTTCCACACTACCTACCAACTCCCAGTTAGCTGTTATTCTAGTTCCGAACTCACTAGTAGCGCTACAGCATCTCGCCGAAAGTTGGCGAGGCAAGATCACGCCAAAAGTGGTTTGTATCACCGGGAGTAATGGTAAAACGACTACCAAGGAACTTACTGCTAGAGTTCTAGCAAGACGATATTCTGTTTCTTACACACAAGGCAACTTTAACAACCACATCGGACTACCACTTACTATTCTTGCTACATCTTCTGCTCACAATGTAGCAGTTTGGGAAATTGGTATGAATCACCGCGGAGAAATCCTTCCTTTAGCCAAACTAGCTCGCCCTCAGATCGGCATTATCACCAATATCGGAGTTGCCCACATTGCAAACATGGGTTCACGCGAAGCAATTGCAGCAGAGAAAGGGAACCTGATTCGCCAGATTGCGCCGGATGGCACACTGGTTCTTCCCGCAGAAGACGATTTTTCTAAAAGTCTGGCCTTTTCCTCACTGATCCGTACTCTCTTTGTCGGATTAGGCTCTGGTGCAGTTACTGCTTCAAATATTGAGGTCCTTTCCAATGGAACTCGTTTTATCGCACACGGTTTTGGGCAACGCGCTCCTGTGACGTTAAGTATTCCTGGAAGGCACATAGTAAAAGACGCTTTATTTGCCCTAGCAGTTGGCCTTGAATTGGGAATTTCTATTCCTGAGGGGGCAACAGAGCTAAGTCATACTCCTCTATTGCACTGCCATCCGCAACTGAAGGCCAAGCGTAAGGTTCAATTCCTAGACGATAGCTATAACGCCAACCCAGATTCGGTGATGACCGCTCTTAACACTCTCTCTGAAATTCCATGTAAGGGACACCGTCTTGCCATCCTTGGAAAAATGGATGAATTAGGAGCCTATGCAAAAAGGGGATATCAGAAGGTAGCCCAAGCGGCAGCAGTCTCCCTTGTAGATACCCTAGTAGCAGTTGGAGAAGAAACTTTCCCACTTATCGAGGAGGCGACAAAAAGAGGGATGCGAAACGTCTATCATATTCCGGATACTCCTGCCGCAGCACAGCTTCTCAACAGCATAACAAATCCTGGAGACTTGGTCCTGATCAAGGGCAGTAATTCAGCACGCATGAGTCGCGTCATTGAGCAATATTAA
- the mraY gene encoding phospho-N-acetylmuramoyl-pentapeptide-transferase — MSEWAKIHGIEWSLLKKLNVFQDITFRAVGASVTAFLLSLVFGNLVVRQLVSLGLGQPIRTRGETRKLFELHREKRGTPTMGGLLPLGTTIISSLLWARLPNPFVWLAILSIAYLGLLGLVDDYLKVVRCSSSGISSRFKFGLQCLLAAAVVLFLFLNPQSNALFQQLYIPFSSGSPTILHLGWFAFCIYPLVIVGASNAVNLTDGLDGLAAGCTAVVAASYGILSYVAGDFKIASYLQVPFVLYSRELSVLCMALFGSCLGFLWWNCHPARVFMGDTGSLAMGGFLGITAICCKQELLLTIIGGTFVIEALSVILQVASFRLTGRRLIKMSPLHHHFELSGWKESTVIVRFWIMSVLFSLLGLATLRLR, encoded by the coding sequence ATGAGTGAGTGGGCGAAGATCCATGGGATCGAGTGGAGTCTTCTTAAGAAGCTTAACGTCTTTCAGGACATTACTTTTCGTGCTGTTGGTGCCTCCGTCACGGCTTTTCTCCTATCCCTGGTTTTCGGAAATCTTGTTGTTCGCCAACTTGTTTCCCTTGGGCTTGGTCAACCTATCCGTACCCGAGGGGAAACTCGCAAGTTGTTTGAACTACACAGAGAAAAGAGAGGCACTCCTACAATGGGAGGACTTCTTCCACTAGGTACCACCATTATCTCCTCTTTACTATGGGCTCGTCTTCCAAATCCCTTTGTGTGGTTAGCCATTCTTTCTATAGCTTATCTAGGTCTTTTAGGACTTGTGGACGATTATCTGAAGGTCGTCCGGTGCTCTTCTAGCGGTATTAGCAGCCGTTTCAAGTTCGGACTACAATGTTTACTCGCCGCGGCTGTGGTCCTCTTTTTGTTTCTTAATCCTCAGTCAAATGCGCTTTTCCAACAGCTTTATATCCCCTTCTCTTCTGGGAGCCCAACTATCCTCCATCTTGGATGGTTTGCCTTTTGCATCTATCCACTAGTTATTGTAGGAGCTTCTAATGCCGTAAACCTTACAGATGGATTGGATGGGTTGGCTGCTGGCTGCACGGCCGTCGTGGCGGCCTCCTATGGGATTCTGTCCTACGTTGCTGGAGATTTCAAAATTGCTTCCTACTTACAAGTTCCGTTTGTCCTTTATTCCAGAGAGTTAAGCGTGCTTTGCATGGCTTTGTTTGGCTCCTGCCTTGGATTTCTCTGGTGGAACTGTCATCCTGCTCGCGTGTTTATGGGGGATACGGGCTCCCTCGCCATGGGAGGGTTTCTTGGAATAACTGCCATCTGCTGCAAGCAAGAGCTTCTTCTTACCATTATCGGCGGAACCTTTGTTATAGAGGCGTTGTCAGTCATTCTTCAGGTAGCAAGTTTTAGACTTACTGGAAGACGCCTCATTAAAATGTCTCCCCTACATCACCACTTTGAGCTCAGTGGCTGGAAGGAAAGTACTGTTATTGTCCGATTTTGGATAATGTCAGTCCTTTTTTCTCTACTCGGTCTGGCCACTTTAAGGTTGCGGTGA
- the murD gene encoding UDP-N-acetylmuramoyl-L-alanine--D-glutamate ligase — MRKKAAILGIGCSGEAAARLLHTHGWLVTSLDSSACTSIRTRIQTLPKKGMAFIIGAEADVDPASYDLCVLSPGIKLASPIAQNILRKQIPIISEIELAFRKCQVPVIAVTGTNGKSTTAKLIETLLNRCGTHSRACGNIGPPFSEIVAQPRSDLHAVIVEVSSFQLETIHSFHPHIAVWLNLSRNHLDRYHSMEEYRQAKLRIFLNQTSEDFAVVNARDRLPNLAAKSITFSAEDLTADFIKRESQILFRGTPILDQGHTPLRGSHNTENLMAALATGYCLGLSFGDMARAACLYSPLEHRCEFVCRLNGTCWINDSKSTNLAALERAIQSQTAPLVLIAGGKDKGFEFDFLAPLVRERVKIAILIGEMRHRIAISWQATPSKISETLEDAVCLAARLSAPGDIVLFSPGTSSTDMFSSYEERGRHFKKLVYALPGQPIRCHV, encoded by the coding sequence ATGAGGAAAAAAGCGGCTATCTTGGGAATAGGATGCAGTGGAGAAGCGGCTGCAAGGCTTCTGCATACTCATGGCTGGTTAGTTACTAGCCTCGATAGCTCTGCTTGCACGTCGATACGTACCCGCATTCAGACACTCCCCAAAAAGGGAATGGCCTTTATTATCGGAGCAGAGGCAGACGTCGATCCTGCTTCCTACGACCTTTGTGTGCTTAGTCCAGGTATTAAGCTAGCAAGTCCGATTGCACAAAATATTCTACGTAAGCAAATTCCCATTATCAGTGAGATTGAGTTAGCTTTTAGGAAATGCCAAGTTCCTGTCATTGCCGTTACTGGAACTAATGGGAAGAGTACTACCGCCAAGCTGATAGAAACCCTACTTAATCGCTGTGGGACCCACTCCCGCGCCTGTGGGAACATCGGACCCCCATTTTCTGAAATTGTCGCCCAACCGCGCTCTGATCTACACGCCGTAATAGTAGAAGTGAGTTCCTTCCAACTAGAGACTATCCATAGTTTCCATCCTCACATTGCCGTATGGTTAAATCTCAGTCGGAACCATTTGGACCGGTACCATAGTATGGAAGAATATCGTCAAGCTAAGCTTCGCATTTTTCTTAACCAAACTTCAGAGGATTTTGCTGTAGTAAACGCCAGGGATAGACTTCCTAATCTTGCAGCAAAGTCGATCACTTTCAGTGCAGAGGATCTCACAGCAGATTTCATTAAGAGAGAGTCTCAGATTCTCTTCCGAGGCACTCCCATACTAGATCAGGGTCATACCCCCCTCCGTGGTAGCCACAACACTGAAAATCTTATGGCTGCGCTAGCAACGGGCTATTGCCTTGGTCTCTCATTTGGAGATATGGCGCGTGCAGCTTGCCTGTACTCACCACTTGAACACCGTTGTGAGTTTGTTTGCCGACTGAATGGTACCTGCTGGATTAATGATTCCAAATCTACAAATTTGGCTGCTTTAGAAAGGGCCATCCAATCCCAAACTGCCCCCCTGGTCCTTATTGCAGGAGGAAAAGACAAAGGATTTGAGTTTGATTTCCTTGCTCCCTTGGTAAGGGAGAGAGTGAAAATAGCCATACTCATTGGAGAAATGCGCCACCGAATCGCAATTTCCTGGCAAGCCACGCCTTCTAAAATCTCAGAAACACTAGAAGATGCTGTCTGCTTAGCGGCAAGACTCTCTGCTCCAGGTGATATCGTTCTGTTTTCTCCTGGAACCTCCTCCACTGATATGTTCTCTAGCTATGAAGAACGCGGAAGACATTTCAAGAAGCTTGTTTACGCCCTACCAGGGCAACCAATTCGTTGTCACGTGTGA